Proteins encoded within one genomic window of Marinobacter halotolerans:
- a CDS encoding START domain-containing protein, which produces MHNPSTQAVRRSVIVLALIFPLLTAAAQLPPEDADSWTLRKETDAIRVYTMDQPNSSFQAFKAVAMLDVPIENLMAVMVNPKSCVEWVHNCSESHAFGEGDFYDRYAYSVNNMPWPVADRDYVLRIRTHGSREDGEIVMDLNAVPQRLDNKEGLVRVDSSDTYYRFVPLGDKTRMIWIQHTDPNGSIPGWLVNSLLVDIPIKSMEQLERVAGKTRYQNYELVYDEEGKLTAVVPGKTEPKSGDDDS; this is translated from the coding sequence ATGCATAACCCGAGCACGCAAGCTGTTCGGCGGTCAGTGATTGTCCTGGCCCTGATCTTTCCTCTTCTGACAGCCGCCGCCCAATTACCACCGGAAGATGCAGACTCCTGGACGCTGCGCAAGGAGACCGACGCCATTCGGGTATACACCATGGACCAGCCCAACTCCAGCTTTCAGGCTTTCAAAGCCGTGGCGATGCTGGACGTGCCCATTGAAAACCTTATGGCGGTGATGGTTAATCCGAAATCCTGCGTGGAGTGGGTTCACAACTGTTCGGAATCCCATGCCTTCGGCGAAGGCGATTTCTATGACCGCTACGCCTATTCGGTCAACAATATGCCCTGGCCCGTGGCTGACCGGGACTACGTGTTGCGTATCCGCACCCACGGCAGCCGTGAAGACGGCGAAATCGTCATGGACCTGAACGCCGTTCCCCAACGCCTTGATAACAAAGAAGGCCTGGTCCGGGTCGACAGCTCAGATACCTACTATCGCTTTGTCCCATTGGGCGACAAGACACGCATGATCTGGATCCAGCACACCGACCCCAACGGGTCTATACCCGGCTGGCTGGTCAACTCCCTGCTGGTGGATATTCCCATCAAGTCCATGGAACAACTGGAACGGGTAGCGGGAAAAACGCGTTACCAGAATTATGAGCTGGTGTACGACGAGGAAGGAAAACTGACCGCCGTCGTCCCCGGGAAAACAGAACCAAAATCAGGGGATGACGACTCCTGA
- the minD gene encoding septum site-determining protein MinD has product MARIIVVTSGKGGVGKTTTSASISTGLAKLGHKTVVIDFDVGLRNLDLIMNCERRVVYDFVNVIQGEASLNQALIKDKRVETLYILPASQTREKEALTKEGVEKVINELSERFDYIVCDSPAGIEHGALMALYYADEAIVVTNPEVSSVRDSDRILGILQSKSRRAEMGQDPVKEHLLLTRYNPDRVEKGEMLSVADVEEILAIPLLGVIPESQIVLNASNQGVPVILEEDSDAGQAYEDAVARLLGEEREHRFMSSQKKGFFSRMFKGG; this is encoded by the coding sequence TTGGCTAGAATCATTGTCGTTACCTCAGGAAAAGGTGGCGTAGGTAAAACCACAACCAGCGCCTCTATCAGCACAGGGTTGGCGAAACTCGGCCACAAAACCGTGGTTATCGATTTCGACGTGGGCCTTCGCAACCTTGATCTCATCATGAACTGTGAACGCCGGGTGGTGTACGACTTTGTCAACGTCATCCAGGGCGAAGCCTCTCTTAACCAGGCGCTGATCAAGGACAAGCGGGTTGAAACGCTTTACATCCTGCCTGCTTCGCAGACCCGGGAAAAAGAAGCGCTAACCAAGGAAGGCGTGGAAAAGGTCATCAATGAACTGTCCGAGCGCTTTGACTACATCGTCTGCGACTCCCCGGCCGGCATTGAGCACGGTGCGCTGATGGCGCTTTACTATGCCGACGAAGCCATTGTGGTGACCAACCCGGAAGTGTCCTCGGTGCGGGATTCCGACCGTATCCTGGGCATTCTGCAAAGCAAGTCACGCCGCGCTGAAATGGGCCAGGACCCAGTCAAGGAGCACCTGCTTCTGACCCGTTACAACCCGGACCGGGTGGAAAAAGGCGAGATGCTGTCGGTAGCCGACGTGGAAGAAATTCTGGCAATCCCGCTGCTGGGCGTGATTCCCGAGTCACAGATTGTGCTGAATGCCTCTAACCAGGGCGTGCCGGTCATTCTGGAAGAAGACAGCGACGCCGGCCAGGCCTATGAAGACGCCGTCGCACGGCTGCTGGGTGAAGAGCGGGAACACCGCTTTATGTCCTCGCAGAAAAAGGGTTTCTTCTCACGGATGTTCAAGGGGGGCTAA
- the minE gene encoding cell division topological specificity factor MinE, which translates to MSFLDYFKSKKSNRTASVAKERLQIIVAHERGQREQPDYLPALQKELLEVIRKYVQISDDMVQVEVDRTDSHSVLELNVTLPEH; encoded by the coding sequence ATGAGTTTCCTGGACTATTTCAAGAGCAAAAAAAGCAACCGCACGGCAAGCGTGGCCAAAGAGCGCCTGCAGATCATTGTTGCCCATGAACGTGGTCAGCGTGAACAGCCGGACTACCTGCCTGCGCTTCAAAAGGAGCTGCTGGAAGTGATCCGTAAGTACGTGCAGATCAGCGATGATATGGTGCAGGTCGAGGTAGACCGGACCGACAGCCATTCCGTGTTGGAGCTGAACGTCACGCTCCCCGAGCACTGA